A single window of Rhipicephalus microplus isolate Deutch F79 chromosome 5, USDA_Rmic, whole genome shotgun sequence DNA harbors:
- the LOC119179944 gene encoding uncharacterized protein LOC119179944, with protein sequence MQHVREAHKIDSSNVTLKVMPGITRCHLDPNGFEKMRVSYAFQLFGTKVLQAFHLYKDKLEATLERMDVTQEFFSKIHQLTKVVTSQFPAEALRPCSSGTAVLQDFLSYLKA encoded by the exons ATGCAACATGTAAGGGAAGCTCACAAAATAGACTCCTCCAACGTGACCCTTAAAGTGATGCCGGGCATAACACGGTGTCACCTGGATCCTAATGGATTTGAGAAGATGAGGGTCAGCTATGCCTTCCAGCTTTTTGGGACAAAAGTCCTCCAAGCTTTCCACCTATACAAAGACAAGTTGGAAGCAACACTTGAAAGGATGGATGTAACACAAGAGTTCTTCAG CAAAATCCACCAGCTCACAAAAGTGGTGACATCGCAGTTCCCTGCTGAAGCCCTCAGACCGTGTTCATCAGGAACAGCAGTGCTGCAGGATTTTCTGTCCTACCTCAAAGCATGA